The bacterium region TGAGTGGGTGATAAATCTGATTGAAGTTCAGGAACCGCTCCAAATATTAGTCAATTTACAAATTGTAGATATGAGCACAAAAGATTGGTTACAACTGGGGTCTAAGTGGAAAATAGAAGGTAAGATTGAAGACCGAAAATATGAAGGTTACACGCAAGGATTTAAGGAAGGATTAAATATTGGTATCATAAAAGACGATGCAGGACTTCTGCCTGGTCTAAATGTCGAAATAGAGGCATTAAAGGAAAAAGGTAAGGCTAAAACACTATCTTCACCCAGCATTCTGACTTTAAGTGGTAAACAGGCGTATGTAAATGTAGGTGGTAAAATACCTGTTCCCACAACAGTGACTCAGGTTAATCAAACAACAAATAGTGGAATTGAATGGGTTGACTACGGTATTCAGCTTAAAATTACACCAGTGGCAGATGCAGATAATAATATTAACCTGAAAATTGATACCGCTATTTCTACTCCTGATTGGTCACGAATACTTAATAATGTCCCCGCGATGATTTCAAAAAATGTTGTTACAGAGGTGAATGTTAGAAGTAAAGATACCGTTATCATTAGTGGATTGACTGAAGTAAAAAAGAGCACGACAACTAAAAGAGTGCCTCTAATTGGTAGAATACCTCTTTTAGGTGCACTATTTTCTTACAAGGCGATTAAAGAAGATGAAACGGAATTAATTGCGATTATCACCCCGGAAATTGTTAAAACCGGTCAACTCGCAACGAGTCAGTAGTGTATTCGTAACTATTCAGCCTTATTATATCTCACCGCAGAGACGCAGAGAAAAAATTAAAATCTATTTACCAGAGACAGAAATTTCGAGACGGTTCATTTTATCGTTTTCCCTATGATTGGTTTCGGATATACATTTGTAAACATTCACAGAAAGTTGAAATTGGCGAATTTCAACTCCATTTTCTAACCACAAGCTTTCAAACAAAAGTGAACCGTCCCGAAATTTCCTTTTTTTGTACATTTCGGGTCTTTCGTCGTTTATTAATCTTTTAATACTTACTTTTGACTAACTGTTTTTAAACCTTTTTAAACACCGAGAAACACGAAAAAAAAGATATTTTCCTCTCTGTTTCTCTGCGTCTCTGCGGTGAGTAGTTATGTAAAATTCCATTCCCAATCACGAATTTCGGGCATATCCTGACCGTACTTGACGATATACTCTTTATGCTGAATGAGTTTATCTCGAACAAACTGTTTGGTATAAGCGGCGATATAGCCCAGTTTAGGCACACGGTCAATAACATCAGCCACTAAATGAAAACGGTCAAGGTCATTACGCACCGCCATATCAAAGGGAGTGGTTGTTGTTCCTTCCTCTTTATATCCCCGCACATGGAGATTTTTGTGATTTGTTCGTCGGTAGGATAAGCGATGTATCAACCAGGGATAGCCGTGATAAGCAAAGATAATTGGTTTATCCGTGGTGAAGAGTATATCAAAATCTTTATTTGATAAACCATGAGGGTGTTCCTCTTTGGGTTGAAGTGTCATCAGGTCAACGACATTGATGAGGCGGATTTTCAATTCAGGCACCTGTTGTCGCAACAAATTGACTGCGGCAAGAGTTTCCAATGTTGGAACATCACCAGCACAAGCCATGACGACATCTGGCTCCTCGCCTTTATCGTTACTAGCCCATTCCCAGATACCAACGCCAGCGGTGCAGTGTTTAATTGCCGCATCCATATTCAACCATTGTGGTTGTGGATGTTTGCCCGCAATAATCACATTGATAAAATTACGGCTACGCAAACATTTATCTGCTACAAAAAGAAGTGTATTTGCATCCGGTGGCAGATAGACCCGAATAATATCCGCCTTTTTATTTACCACATGGTCGATAAAGCCGGGGTCTTGATGGCTGAAGCCGTTATGGTCCTGGCGCCAGACATGGGAGGTAAGCAGGTAGTTAAGTGAGGCAATTGGTCTTCGCCAGGCAACCTCTTTGCTGGCGACTTTAAGCCATTTGGCATGCTGGTTAAACATCGAATCAACAATATGGATGAATGCCTCATAACAGGAAAAAAAGCCGTGTCGGCCGGTGAGAAGATAACCTTCCAGCCAGCCCTGACAGGTATGTTCACTCAGTATTTCCATCACCCGTCCATCGGGTGAGAGATGGTCATCCTCAGGAATAGTTTTTTCTAACCAGGTGCGGTCAGTTACCTCAAATAGGGCATCAAGCCGATTGGAGGCAGTTTCATCTGGTCCGAAAACTCTGAAATTTCGGCTCTCCATATTTAGTTTCATCACATCCCGAAGAAATCGTCCCAGCACACGGGTATCCTCTGCTACGACCTTACCTGGTGCAAGCACTTCAACCGCATAATCACGGAAATCAGGCATTTTCAGGTCTTTTAGCAGGATACCGCCGTTAGTATGTGGATTTGCTCCCATTCGTTGTTCGCCCGCAGGAGGAAGTTTAGCCAGTTCTGGAATGAGCCGACCGTTTTTATCAAAGAGTTCCTCCGGTTTATAACTTCTCATCCATTCTTCAAGCAATTTTATATGTCCAGGATTTTTCTCCATATCCGCAAAAGGCACCTGGTGAGAACGCCAGAAATCTTCTGTTTTTAACCCGTCAACCTCTTTTGGTCCTGTCCAGCCTTTGGGTGTGCGCAGGATAATCATTGGCCACTGCGGACGATTAGCCTTACCTGTAGAGCGGACATCATTCTGAGTAGTTTTGATTTCATTAATGACCGTATCAAGGGTTTCTGCCATCAACTGGTGCATTGCCTCAGGTTCAGCCCCTTCAACAAAATAAGGTTTGTAGCCGTAGCCGATAAACAGGTCTTTGAGTTCTTCATGGCTTATTCTTGAAAGCACGGTAGGATTGGCAATTTTGTAGCCGTTCAAGTGAAGAATGGGCAAAACCGCCCCATCGGTGATAGGATTAAGAAACTTATTTGAATGCCAGGCAGTAGCCAGTGGGCCTGTTTCTGCCTCACCATCACCTACGATACAAGCGACAATTAAATCTGGATTATCAAAAGCCGCACCATAGGCATGTGAAACAGCATAGCCCAGTTCTCCGCCTTCGTGGATAGAACCTGGTGTTTCAGAACCAGTATGACTGGAGATACCACCCGGAAATGAAAATTGCTTAAATAGCCTCTTCATCCCCTCTACATCCTGAGAAATATGTGGATATACCTCGCTGTAAGTTCCTTCAAGATAGACATTAGCCACTAAAGATGGGCCTCCGTGTCCGGGACCAGTGACAAAAATCATATTAAGATTGTGCGTCTTAATCACCCGATTAAGATGGACATAGATAAAATTCAGCCCTGGGGTAGTTCCCCAATGTCCAAGTATCCGCGGTTTAATATGTTCCAGTCTAAGTGGCTCTCGCAATAGTGGATTGTCACAGAGATAAATTTGTCCAACCGCAAGATAATTTACCGCCCGCCAGTAAGCATCTATTTCCTTTAGTTCTTCATTAGAAACTATTAGAGACATTTTAGATTACCTCCTTTTTTCAAAAGAAATCTCTTGAAATCTGACACTTCTATCAATAAATGGTTTAATCTCTCTATATATGATGAATCTACCCTTTTACAAGCCGCCCAGGTTTGGTTTAAACATACTTATTGCTTATTTTTTAGCATTCCCTTCAACGATTTTTATTTCGTCTTCGGTTAAGCCGTAAAGTTGGTAAACCATCTGGTCAATCTGGTTTTCGTATTCTTTGACTTGTGCCTGCTTTTCTGAATTTTGCAAATGATCATCATCGCCGGTAATTGCAAAAATTTTATCTACCATTACCTTTTTATAAGTTTCTTGTCTTTAATAATAATTTTTTCTACAGCTTTTTGAAGAAGCTTTTTATCTGGTAAAGACAAGCGATATTTTGAAGCAAAAAGTTTATTTGAAATTCCACCCAAAGCATATTCAACTAATACATGGTCTTTTTGAGCACCTAAAATAATACCTACAGGTTCATTGTCATCCTCTGTCATTTCTTCTTTCTTAAAATAATTCAAATATAAATTCATTTGTCCAATATCTTGATGATTTATTGCTCCGAGTTTAAGGTCAATTAAAACAAAACATTTTAAAATTCGCTGATAAAAAACCAAATCAATATAAAAATGTTTATTATTCAAACTGATACGATACTGTCGTGCAACAAAAGAAAATCCTTTACCTAATTCCAATAGAAAACTTTGCATATTATCTATAATTCTTTGTTCCAATTCTTTTTCTGAATACCGATAATCTTCAGGAATACCCAAAAACTCCAAAACATAAGGGTCTTTTACCATATCTTCAGGTTTCGCAATCTGCTGTGCTTTAGATGCAAGTTTAAGCACACCTTTTTTATCTTTACTTAACGCTAATCGTTCAAAGAGCATGGAATCTATCTGTCGTTCTAATTCGCGGGTACTCCAATGATTTGTAATACATTCTTTTTCATAAAAAGACCGAGATAGTTCATCTTCTATTGAAAGAAGAAGCACAATATGTGTCCAGGACAAAATGGCAGGCACTGCCTGCCATTTTTGATATGCAAGGTAAAAGTTACGCATATTCAACACATTTCTTCTTGAAAAACCTTTGCCATAGCGAGTTTTTAAATCTTTAGATAATCTGTCCAGAAGATGAGAACCATAAACTGGTTTTTCACGATTCTCTTGCTCATAAACAACAATATGATGTCCAATCTCCCAATAAGTTTTAGTCAATATAGTGTTTATTTGTTGATATGCTTTTTGTCGTGCTTCGTTTAGAAGACTACCTATTGAATCTAAAAGATTTTGATAAGGTTTTGTTATGTTTTTCATAATTTTATTTCTCCCCCTCTACTATTTTTATTTCGTCTTCAGTTAAACCGTAAAGTTTGTAGACCATCTGGTCAATCTGGTGTTCGTATTCCTTAACTTTTGCCTGCTTGGTAGAATTGGTTAAATAATCGTCATCCTTCGTGATGGCAAGGATTTTATCTACCAGGGGAAAATGGTTGCTGACCTAAAGCTTCTCTCTGGTTGACAAAAAATACTTGACAAACATAATTAATATATGCTATACTAACTATAGACTCGGGTAGTAATTGGAGATGTCAGGCAGGGACTGACTATCGTTTGACAATTACCACACCTGAGTCTTTTTATTTTGGTTTCCAGTACCAAATATTAAATTTAGGATAATACTCTTCCACAGATCTTTTTGAATATTTATTCCATGTTTCTGGTAAAAGATTTTTTACTTTCAACTTTGAAATAAGATGTTCTCTAATCTGATTTTTAAACTTGTTTTGAGTCGGTTTCAGATTATTTAAAATACATCCCATCAAAATATCTCCAATTTGATTTACCTGATATTGCTCTAAATGTGAAGGGATGTCGATAACATCCTTTAATGTTGGGATGTGTGAATTGAGTGAATGTTTTCCATAAGGTAGACAAAACTCCTGTTTCATTATTTCGATAAACTCATCTCCATTACATCTTGTCAAACTATCCACAAGGAGGACAGCATTAAAGATATTTTCTGTATTATGACTCATCAACAACTCGGCAAATTTCTTATAAAGCCTTGCTCTTTTTAGTCTTTCATCCTCCCATCTTTTGCCAAAGCGATTTAGGTCAATCAATCTTTGTTCTACTACCACACACCGGAACCAACTGGTAGTCTCAAAGAAAATATCCACCGCAGATTTGGCAATTTGAAGTTTTTTGTTATCAGTAACATAATTATATTTAATCTCCCTTAACATTCCATTTTGAGAGAAATAACTATATTTTTTCTTTACCTCTGATAATTTTCGGTGAAGGAATTTAGGGTGGGGATTAAAAAGTGCTCCCAGTAACAAATATTGATGGTCATTATCATAAGATTCGTCAAAGTATATTAACACGATGTTACCCCTTCGTTCTTTGGAATTACTGGTGAGTATTATACACCCCACACTATCTTTCAACCATTTTTATCTCGTCTTCAGTTAAACCGTATAGTTCATAAACCCTCTGGTCAATCTGGCGTTCGTATTCTTTGACTTTCGCTTGCTTGCTCGGATTATCTAAATAATCGTCATCCTTTCTTATTGAAAGAATTTTATCTACAAGAGAAATAAAGGGTTGTTGGTCGGATTTGGATATTATTTTTATTGGCAATTTTTTTAAATCATCAGGGTAAAAACCAATTTGACTCCTCCTAATTGAATCTAAGAACTTATAAGCAAACTGTGAATTAAGAATTGCCAGAAGATATTTTAAATTAAAACGCCTTGAATTTTCTTCTAATTGATTTCTGAATGGATAAATATTCTTAATTTTAAAGTCTTTCTTAATGCTTCCATCAATGCTTCTGTTTTGAACATCTTTAAGGTCCTTCCATAAAACAGAGACAAAACAACTGTCATTACACAACAAACCAGAGTTATCAAGTATGGCAGGTGTCATTCTGCCCTTTATTATTTTTTCAGGTAAATATAATTCTGGAAAGGTTGGTCTAACTAATTTTTTAGGACTCCTTTTAGTTTCCCATTCCAGATATTTTATTTTTTCTATCACATATTTATTAATCCATTTACCTTCAATATAAGGTTTTGGATGTATTTTATCTTGAACATCAGAAATTAAATCTTCTTTGGTAAATTCACCTTTCCAAAAACGCTCGTCGTTGCTAGGTCTTAATCCATAACTCACATAACAAATTTCACCCCAAGTTAAAGCATTTGATAAATTCCCAAAAGAATTATTTTCAATATCCATCTTAAAAGTATTCTCATCCATTTCTGATTGCTTCTTTGAAGGGAGCAAAACAAAATTATTCCATTCATTAATATGTTTAATTCGTAATGGAATATGATTTTCATCTTTTGCTTTTTTATATTCAATAATAATATTCCTAACCGCCACTTCAAATATTTTTAATTCTGAACAAAAATTTATCCTATTTATTAGGGCATTTTCTAAAAAGTATCTATGTGATTTTATTGCATATTTTGAAGTCATATAGGCATCAGGAATAATAAATTCAAGGATGCCATAAGATGTAAGAATTTTATAACCTCTTTCAATAAATGCTACATATAAATCCCACTTCTCCCATAAAGTTTCATAGGCATTGTATTTTTTTACTGCATCTCTTTGCTTTTTGATTTCTGGATTATCAGCTCTAACATACGGCGGATTTGCTATAACAATATCAAATCCCCCTGTTACTCCGAACATCCATTCCGGGTCAAAGAAATCTGCAGAAGCGTTCTGGTCATATAAATCAAATTTTGCAATCTTCTCTGCCGTGGATGTATCCCACCCGCTGTATTTTAATAAATCAGCAATCTCCTTACGAATTTGCGCATCTTTCTTTTGATAGTCAAGTTTCTCTTTTCTTGTTTTTGCTTCAAAGTATTTATGCCTGATTTGTTTTAGCTCTTCCTCCTTCTTTTCAATGTCAGGATTTTTAAATGACATTTGTTGAGGTTTATCAAGTCCAAGCAATGTATTTGCTGATACAAATCTTGTTTCAAGGTTTGGTAGTGCTCTTATGCCGAAATTTTCCTTATTTCTATCAACCTTTTGGTCTAAAACAAGAGA contains the following coding sequences:
- a CDS encoding Eco57I restriction-modification methylase domain-containing protein, with the protein product LDKEDETGKVIYVDGFSRNPAKHSIIPDYLFFQQEEERVDLSQYGLGNKPVRGLIEILNNYNFTIDENTPIDQEIALDPELLGNVFENLLASYNPETATTARKATGSYYTPREIVDYMVEASLFEYLKEKLHETDDLSAKASAQAEEKIKTLLSYSEENPVFSKEEKQKIISAIDEVKILDPACGSGAFPMGILHKLVSALQKLDPDNEQWKELQYQKALKESEEVFKQGDKNQREERLKEINETFDESINYPDYARKLYLIENCIYGVDIQPIAIQISKLRFFISLVLDQKVDRNKENFGIRALPNLETRFVSANTLLGLDKPQQMSFKNPDIEKKEEELKQIRHKYFEAKTRKEKLDYQKKDAQIRKEIADLLKYSGWDTSTAEKIAKFDLYDQNASADFFDPEWMFGVTGGFDIVIANPPYVRADNPEIKKQRDAVKKYNAYETLWEKWDLYVAFIERGYKILTSYGILEFIIPDAYMTSKYAIKSHRYFLENALINRINFCSELKIFEVAVRNIIIEYKKAKDENHIPLRIKHINEWNNFVLLPSKKQSEMDENTFKMDIENNSFGNLSNALTWGEICYVSYGLRPSNDERFWKGEFTKEDLISDVQDKIHPKPYIEGKWINKYVIEKIKYLEWETKRSPKKLVRPTFPELYLPEKIIKGRMTPAILDNSGLLCNDSCFVSVLWKDLKDVQNRSIDGSIKKDFKIKNIYPFRNQLEENSRRFNLKYLLAILNSQFAYKFLDSIRRSQIGFYPDDLKKLPIKIISKSDQQPFISLVDKILSIRKDDDYLDNPSKQAKVKEYERQIDQRVYELYGLTEDEIKMVER
- a CDS encoding phosphoketolase family protein, which produces MSLIVSNEELKEIDAYWRAVNYLAVGQIYLCDNPLLREPLRLEHIKPRILGHWGTTPGLNFIYVHLNRVIKTHNLNMIFVTGPGHGGPSLVANVYLEGTYSEVYPHISQDVEGMKRLFKQFSFPGGISSHTGSETPGSIHEGGELGYAVSHAYGAAFDNPDLIVACIVGDGEAETGPLATAWHSNKFLNPITDGAVLPILHLNGYKIANPTVLSRISHEELKDLFIGYGYKPYFVEGAEPEAMHQLMAETLDTVINEIKTTQNDVRSTGKANRPQWPMIILRTPKGWTGPKEVDGLKTEDFWRSHQVPFADMEKNPGHIKLLEEWMRSYKPEELFDKNGRLIPELAKLPPAGEQRMGANPHTNGGILLKDLKMPDFRDYAVEVLAPGKVVAEDTRVLGRFLRDVMKLNMESRNFRVFGPDETASNRLDALFEVTDRTWLEKTIPEDDHLSPDGRVMEILSEHTCQGWLEGYLLTGRHGFFSCYEAFIHIVDSMFNQHAKWLKVASKEVAWRRPIASLNYLLTSHVWRQDHNGFSHQDPGFIDHVVNKKADIIRVYLPPDANTLLFVADKCLRSRNFINVIIAGKHPQPQWLNMDAAIKHCTAGVGIWEWASNDKGEEPDVVMACAGDVPTLETLAAVNLLRQQVPELKIRLINVVDLMTLQPKEEHPHGLSNKDFDILFTTDKPIIFAYHGYPWLIHRLSYRRTNHKNLHVRGYKEEGTTTTPFDMAVRNDLDRFHLVADVIDRVPKLGYIAAYTKQFVRDKLIQHKEYIVKYGQDMPEIRDWEWNFT
- a CDS encoding pilus assembly protein N-terminal domain-containing protein, with the protein product MGGKEIGVRSDVFFTFYSLLSTSYFQERRYKMRKKLFRWLIILLFIPGHCYADEWMIGVGDSMVLEVPNLEKMAIGDPRIADATVVAPEQILINGLHEGVTSLHIWAKKIVKKHTIRVIEKEFPLQEISKIKGLENITASFVGKSLVLKGQVKTQHEKQNAERLANAFNEWVINLIEVQEPLQILVNLQIVDMSTKDWLQLGSKWKIEGKIEDRKYEGYTQGFKEGLNIGIIKDDAGLLPGLNVEIEALKEKGKAKTLSSPSILTLSGKQAYVNVGGKIPVPTTVTQVNQTTNSGIEWVDYGIQLKITPVADADNNINLKIDTAISTPDWSRILNNVPAMISKNVVTEVNVRSKDTVIISGLTEVKKSTTTKRVPLIGRIPLLGALFSYKAIKEDETELIAIITPEIVKTGQLATSQ
- a CDS encoding DUF3800 domain-containing protein translates to MLIYFDESYDNDHQYLLLGALFNPHPKFLHRKLSEVKKKYSYFSQNGMLREIKYNYVTDNKKLQIAKSAVDIFFETTSWFRCVVVEQRLIDLNRFGKRWEDERLKRARLYKKFAELLMSHNTENIFNAVLLVDSLTRCNGDEFIEIMKQEFCLPYGKHSLNSHIPTLKDVIDIPSHLEQYQVNQIGDILMGCILNNLKPTQNKFKNQIREHLISKLKVKNLLPETWNKYSKRSVEEYYPKFNIWYWKPK
- a CDS encoding PDDEXK nuclease domain-containing protein — encoded protein: MKNITKPYQNLLDSIGSLLNEARQKAYQQINTILTKTYWEIGHHIVVYEQENREKPVYGSHLLDRLSKDLKTRYGKGFSRRNVLNMRNFYLAYQKWQAVPAILSWTHIVLLLSIEDELSRSFYEKECITNHWSTRELERQIDSMLFERLALSKDKKGVLKLASKAQQIAKPEDMVKDPYVLEFLGIPEDYRYSEKELEQRIIDNMQSFLLELGKGFSFVARQYRISLNNKHFYIDLVFYQRILKCFVLIDLKLGAINHQDIGQMNLYLNYFKKEEMTEDDNEPVGIILGAQKDHVLVEYALGGISNKLFASKYRLSLPDKKLLQKAVEKIIIKDKKLIKR